The Mycolicibacterium cosmeticum DNA window CGATGAGATTGGCGTACAGCGGTACCCCGCGGATGAAGGATTTGGTTCCGTCGATCGGGTCGACGATCCACCGATACGCCGAGGTGCCCTGGGTGTCCGGGTATTCCTCGCCGGTGAAACTGTCCGCGGGGAACGCGCCGGCCACCGCCTCGCGCATCGCCAACTCGATCTCCCGGTCGGCCCGGGTGATCGGCGATCCGTCGGTCTTGGCCTGGACCGAGAGGTCCGGTGTGGCGAAGTACCGGCGCGAGATATCGCCGGCGACCTCGGCCAGCTCGAGGGCGAGCCGGACACGATCAGCACGGTTGTCGCTCACACGTAACACCCTTGGGATGAACCATTTCTGGTTCATCGGGCCACTTGTAAACGTTGCGTAACACATCCGACGCGGATCTTTACATCGCCAACACGCGGACACGACACGCCCGGGCTAGCGTGACATGACGGTCCCCGCGCGGATGACACAGGAAGGGGTACGTCATGCTCGTGCACGAGCAAGCGCAGCAGGCCCTGCGTCGGCTGACCGAGGAACTCGCCGAGCGCGGCGAGCACCGGTTGCCGACCGAACGCGCGCTGGCCGAACGCCTGGGAATGTCGCGGACCACGGTGCGCCGGGCACTCGATCTGCTCGAACGCGAGCACCGGATTCGCCGGGTCAAGGGCCGCGCCGGCGGCGCCTACCTGACCGACGTCACCCAACGCGAGGCGTCACCGCAGGCGGCCCGGCCGTTCTGCCAGTCCCACAGCATCGTGCGCAGCTTGAACACCGTGAAGGGAATCCCGGAGATCCTGCACGATCAGGGCTTCCGGGACGGCACCACCGTCATCCGGGCCGGACTGGTGGCCGCGCCGGCGCCGGTCGGTTCGATCCTCGGGGTCGCCGACGGCGAGGCGGTGGTGTCGCTGCTGCGGTTGCGGCATGCCGACGGGGAGACCCTCTCCCTGGAGCAGATGTACCTGCGGCCCGAGTTGGCCGGCGTGTTGCGCACCGGGATGACCTCGGTTTACCGCACCTTGCGCACCCAGTTCGGGGTGGAGATCTGTGTCGCCGACGAGTCGATCGAGGTGGCCAGCGTCTCCAGTGCGGAAGGGAAGTTGCTCGGGCGGCCCGCTGGCACGCCGGTCCTGAAACTGGAACGCCGGGGTTTTGACCAGCGCGGCCGGGCAATCGAGTATTCCGTCGACCTGTTCCGCGCCGACCGCACCCGCCTGCACGTGCGGACGCAATCTCCGGTGACCGCGCAGGCGATGTGAGGCTAGCGGGCGGGGTGTGTGGAAGACCGTTTTACCCCAGTGGGTTTCGACGGGCGCATGGCGCTGTCGTACGTCGATGAGCCGAACGGCTTCTCCCGGATCGCCCGCTCGTTTACTGCCTCTGAGGCAGGGGCCTGGGTAAGCCATCTGCCTCGATGTCGCGGATCGCGCGGCACTTGCAGAATCTCGCGATGACCCTCAATCTTCACGGTTGGAGATCTACGAGGTGTGCGACTGCGACCGCACTCAGGGGTGTCGCGCGGCGCGTCTCGTCGTCGACTTGCACGATGACTGTACGGGCGGAGGCTACACATCGGTCTCGTTGAAAGAGAGCTTGCGCCAGGGTGAATGAGGTGCGGCCGACCGACTCAACGCTCGTGCCGATAGCGACCTCGCCGGGCCAGGTCAACTCCCCGCGAAAGTCCAGCTCCAGACGGGCGATAACAAAGGACTTGTTTGGTTCGACGATGCCACCGTCAGCAGCGTAAAGAAGTTCGACGCGACCGGTTTCCAGCGCCGTCGAAAAGACCGAATTGTTGACGTGCCCTTGCCGATCGGTATCTGCGTAACGCAACTTGTCGTAGGCATGCAAGGAAAACTGTGACAGCGTCGGGGCTTCGTCCATGGCGGTGTCCACTTCTGTCGGTTGATCGCGGAGCGGTCATCACAAGGCGTGACCATCCTGGGATGGTCGCACGGCGGCGAATGTCGCGGCGATAGCGGCGCTGAGTGTGGTCTCGAATGGAGCGCCGTCGCGCTGCACTTTGGCGCGCTGCAGCGTTGGGGCAGAGTTCGCCGCCGAGATCGTGACCGCCGCGGCTGGGCAGCTCGACGTGTCGCGGCGGCCCTCGACCACGGGATCTGGCGGTTCAGCGGGGGCGACGGTGACTGTCGGATATTCGGCTGGCTTCTGTCACCTCGCGCTCATACGATCTCTACCCATGCATGCGCTGTTCTCGGCCGGCGGCCTACCGCTCATGCCGTAGCCCCATCCCGCGGCGAACTGCGGACTCGGTGGGGCTACTTGTCCGAGGAGACCGCCGTGTCCCGTAACGATGCCCACGCCCCTTACCGCGTCCGCGTCGCTCGCCGTGAAGTGGCGGTGCGCGTCGTCCACCGTTGCGGTGGCCGCGACTGCGACTTGCCCGACCTCGATCCCGCCTGGTCGACCGGCCAGATCGGCCGCTGCTACCGGGAGTTCGTCTTCACCGCCACCAATGTGTGCAGCTGCTGGATGTGCCACTGGCACTCGCGTCCGCAGGTGCGCCGCGCAGCGCTGCGCGCTGAGTTGCGTCGGGCGGCTCGGGAGTGGAACGCCGCGGTGCCTATCGACTGAGACTGGAACGCCCCTCCCCAACGATCCAACGGTAGCCTCGGCTCGGGCCGAGGCGTGGGCGCGTGACGACCGCGCCGAGTCCGCACGGTGCAACTCCGAGCAGGACCCGCCGGCCACACCGATTGGCTCAGGTGAGGCAAGCGATCACTGCGGGCCCAAAAGTGGAGTGCCGGCGGCACTGGCAATAGGCACCGTCCGTCGTGTGGAGCAGATCCCCCAGTACGCCGACGAACGGCTGACCGCCGAGTGGGACGGTCGATGCCTGTACTGCGGGCACGAAGTGAGACGGTCTGTGTCAGTTCGTGCCGCGCCGGAGGATTAAGGAATCCGATGTGTCACCTCGTGTCACCTCGGGCCGATCACGAACTGACCCAGAAACGAGAAAAACCACCCGTCAACAGGTGGTTTCTATGGTGGCCAGGGCCGGGATCGAACCGGCGACCTTCCGCTTTTCAGGCGGACGCTCGTACCAACTGAGCTACCTGGCCGGAAGGCGCCGGTCTCTCGACCGAGCAAGCCTTACGCCGCAATACTGCGACCCTGACGGGACTCGAACCCGCGACCTCCGCCGTGACAGGGCGGCGCGCTAACCAACTGCGCCACAGGGCCTTGCTCTTCCTGCGTGCTCCGACGTTGCCGTCGTTGCGTACCCCCAACGGGATTCGAACCCGTGCTACCGCCGTGAAAGGGCGGCGTCCTAGGCCACTAGACGATGGGGGCCTAATCCGAATTCCTCCGGGGTACTCGCAACTTCGTTCCGTTGGGAGCTTCGATAGCTTAGGACACGGCCGCCAGAAATCCCAAACGGGGTCCCCCCGCACTGCTCACCCCGGCCCTGCGGCGGCCCCGCGACGGCAGGCAGTATCCTGTTGCTCCACGCCCCTATAGCTCAGTCGGTAGAGCTACGGACTTTTAATCCGCAGGTCCCAGGTTCGAGCCCTGGTGGGGGCACCACACGTGGTCACGATCACGCGCTCCGCGCGGTGGCGATCTCGTCGGCCAGCGGCGCAACGGCGGCGATGATCTGGGCCACCAACTCATCGGGCACCCCGGCGGCCGACAGGCTGTCGGACAGGTGCCCGGCGACCAGATTGAAATGATGCAAGGTGATGCCCCGGCCTTGATGGACCTGCCGCATCGGGGCGCCGGTGTAGGGTTCCGGTCCGCCGAGTGCGGCGGCGAAGAATTCGGCCTGCTTACCCTTCAGCCGCGCCATGTTGGTGCCGGTGAAAAACCCGGCCAGTTCGTCGTCGGCGAGCACGCGAACGTAGAAGTCCGCCACCACCGCTTCGATGGCGGGGGCGCCGCCGATCTGCTCGTAGATGCTCATGGCACCAGCACACCGCGGCGCCGTTGCCCGGCAATTTCGGCGGCGTTCACGCCACGCTACGAGGACCTCACAGCCGCGCTCAGCCCTCACCGTGTTTGGGCTTGTGCCCGTTGCCGTTTCCCTTGCCGTTCCCGTTGCCACGGCCCTTGGGTGGCCCCTGCTCGTCGACGGGGGCGGGCACCAGCGAGGTCGGCGGCGGCGCCGAGGTGGTGACCGGCGGCGGGGGCGCCTCGGAGGTGGCCGTGCCGGCCGGTCGCGGCGCCACGTTGCGCGACGCGGCGTCGACGACGAAGGCCAGCACCACCAACACCACGACGACGAACGCGCCGATCGCCGCGAGCACCGGCCGGCGCCTGCGCTGCCGCGGCAGCACCGTCGTCGCCGGATCGGGCAGCGGGTGTGCCAGCACCCGCGTCGGCGGGCGCATGGGCGCCTGGCCGGCCAGTACCGCCCGCATCTCGGCGGCGCTGCCGAAGCCACCGGATAATCCTTGTTCGATGGCGGCCACCAGCACCGGGTCGGCGTCGGGGCGCAGGGTGGCCAACGGCGGATACCGCCGCTCCGCCACGGCGCGGGCCAGCTCGGCGAGGTTCTGCTGAGGAAACGGCCGCCGGCCGGACAGCGCCTCATACCCGACCACCGCGACGGCGTACAGATCGTCGGCCACCGTGGCCGGCCGGCCCGCGATCCGGTCGGCGGACAGGTAGGCCACGGTGCCGATGACCTCACCGGTCACAGTGTCGGCCGAGTCGACACTCTTGGCGATGCCGAAGTCGGCCACCTTCGCCGAGCCGTCCTCGGTGAGCAGGATGTTCGCCGGTTTGATGTCCCGGTGCAGCACGCCGGCGCCGTGCGCGGCCGACAACGCCGACAGCACCTGGTCCAGCACCGCACGCACGTGCGGCACAGGCAGCGGGCCATGGTCGAGGGCATCGGCGAGGGTGCGTCCCGGCAGCCGCTCCATGACGATGTACGGCGTCGTGCGATGCTCGCCGACATCGTGTACCGCGACGACGTGGGGATGGCTCAGCCCCGCGGCCGCGCGCGCCTCCACCGCGAACCGCCTGCGGCTGTCCGGCTGCGCGCTCAGCTGTGGATAGAGCATTTTGATCGCGACCGCGCGCCCGAGCCTGACATCCCAGCCCGCGCGGACCTCCGCCATACCGCCGCGGCCCAGCACCCCCCGCAGTTCATATCGGCCGCCGAGAAGTTCCGGCCCCTGCATGCCCTCAACGCTAGCTGTCCGCGGGCCGGCGGTGTCAGCCGACGTTCGGGCAGTAGAAGTTCGGGCTGTCGCGGTATTCGACCGGCGGCAGGTTGCGCGCGGGCGTGTGCACCAGCGGCGCGTCGGCGGGCAGCCGGCCCGTGGCGCGGTCCATCGCGGAGCGCTTGCGCGGGTGCATCAGCCGGCGCTTGGGTCCGTACTTGGACACCAGGGTGATCACGCTGCACAGCCGGTCGTGCCACCACTGTTGCCGGGGCGACCAGGTGTACCCCATGAGTTCGCGCACCGGCGGGTCATACAGTGCGACGGTCATGAAGGTCAGGAAGCGCTGCATCACTTTCAGGTTCAGCGCCCACAACCGATCCGGAACCCATTGCAGCGACGGATGTTTGGGCATGGTCGACAGATCCATCACCTCGCGTGCGGCCCAGTTGTTCTCCAGCACGTTGCGGCACATGTGGTCCCAATACGCCTGGAACTCCTCCCAGCTCTTGGGTACGGGGCGCATGCTCATCCCGTACATGCGGTACCAGGTGACGTGCTCGTCGAACAGTTGGCGTTTGTCCGCCTCGGTCAGTCCGCCGCCGAACTTCTCGGCGGCCAGCAGCGTCGACTTGAAGAAGGTGGCGTGCGCCCAGTAGAAGACGTCGGGATTCAGCGCGCTGTACCGCCGCCCCTGCTCGTCGACCCCTTTGATGCCGATGTGATAGTCGCGCACCTCGGCACCGGTCTGCGGCGCCCGCTCACCGTCGAACACGACGCCGCCGATCGGGTAGATGGACCGCAGCAGCCGTGGGATCCGCTCCATGAAGAAGATCGAGTGCTGCTGCACCGCCGCGCCCAGCTGGGGATGCATGTTCTGCATCGAGCCCGCCCAGGTGCCCTGGAACAACCCCGTCCACTGACCGAAGTACTTCCAGGTCAGCGAGTCCGGGCCGAGCGGGATCGGCGGTGCGTCGTACCCGCCGGACGTCACCGGGCATCCTGCGGCCGGCATCTCGTCCTCGGCCGCCGGGCATGACTGCGACATTTCCTGCGTCACGGGCGCTGTTCCCCTCGCCTCCGAGCCAATTCTGACTACACTCGTTGTCACTATGGAGCTTAGGAGCCGAGAGGCATCCGGTCAACGACGCGGCCGATGGTCGGGTGTCCCCCTGGCCGATCGCCAGGCATTGCGGCGCACGGAGTTGATCGCGGCCGGCATCGAGCTGCTCGGCGGTCCGCAGGGCCCGAGCCTGACCGTCCGCGCGGTATGCCGGGCGGCCGCGTTGACCGAACGCTACTTCTACGAAAGTTTCGGTGACAGAGACGAATTCGTGCGCGCCGTGTACGACGAGGTGTGTACGACGGCGATGTCCACGCTGGCGTCGGCGACCACACCGCGGGAGGCGGTGGAACGCTTCGTCGCCCTGATGGTCGACGATCCCACGCGCGGACGGGTGCTACTGCTGGCACCGGAGCGCGAACCGGTGCTCACCAAGTCGGGTGCCGACTGGATGCCGTCGTTCATCGGCCTGCTGCACAGCAGGCTGCGCCACGTGAGCGATCCCGCCCGCCAGGAGATGATCGCCACCGGCCTGGTGGGCGCGCTGACGGCACTGTTCACCGGCTATCTCAACGGACGGCTGAGCGCGACGCGGGGACAGTTCATCGAGTACTGCAGTGACCTGGTGTTACACCAGGCCCGGGAACAGGAAGAGAGCCCGCTG harbors:
- a CDS encoding GntR family transcriptional regulator; this translates as MLVHEQAQQALRRLTEELAERGEHRLPTERALAERLGMSRTTVRRALDLLEREHRIRRVKGRAGGAYLTDVTQREASPQAARPFCQSHSIVRSLNTVKGIPEILHDQGFRDGTTVIRAGLVAAPAPVGSILGVADGEAVVSLLRLRHADGETLSLEQMYLRPELAGVLRTGMTSVYRTLRTQFGVEICVADESIEVASVSSAEGKLLGRPAGTPVLKLERRGFDQRGRAIEYSVDLFRADRTRLHVRTQSPVTAQAM
- a CDS encoding acyl-CoA thioesterase, producing MDEAPTLSQFSLHAYDKLRYADTDRQGHVNNSVFSTALETGRVELLYAADGGIVEPNKSFVIARLELDFRGELTWPGEVAIGTSVESVGRTSFTLAQALFQRDRCVASARTVIVQVDDETRRATPLSAVAVAHLVDLQP
- a CDS encoding TetR/AcrR family transcriptional regulator codes for the protein MELRSREASGQRRGRWSGVPLADRQALRRTELIAAGIELLGGPQGPSLTVRAVCRAAALTERYFYESFGDRDEFVRAVYDEVCTTAMSTLASATTPREAVERFVALMVDDPTRGRVLLLAPEREPVLTKSGADWMPSFIGLLHSRLRHVSDPARQEMIATGLVGALTALFTGYLNGRLSATRGQFIEYCSDLVLHQAREQEESPLTTGQAC
- a CDS encoding oxygenase MpaB family protein, whose product is MSQSCPAAEDEMPAAGCPVTSGGYDAPPIPLGPDSLTWKYFGQWTGLFQGTWAGSMQNMHPQLGAAVQQHSIFFMERIPRLLRSIYPIGGVVFDGERAPQTGAEVRDYHIGIKGVDEQGRRYSALNPDVFYWAHATFFKSTLLAAEKFGGGLTEADKRQLFDEHVTWYRMYGMSMRPVPKSWEEFQAYWDHMCRNVLENNWAAREVMDLSTMPKHPSLQWVPDRLWALNLKVMQRFLTFMTVALYDPPVRELMGYTWSPRQQWWHDRLCSVITLVSKYGPKRRLMHPRKRSAMDRATGRLPADAPLVHTPARNLPPVEYRDSPNFYCPNVG
- a CDS encoding group I truncated hemoglobin codes for the protein MSIYEQIGGAPAIEAVVADFYVRVLADDELAGFFTGTNMARLKGKQAEFFAAALGGPEPYTGAPMRQVHQGRGITLHHFNLVAGHLSDSLSAAGVPDELVAQIIAAVAPLADEIATARSA
- a CDS encoding serine/threonine-protein kinase; amino-acid sequence: MQGPELLGGRYELRGVLGRGGMAEVRAGWDVRLGRAVAIKMLYPQLSAQPDSRRRFAVEARAAAGLSHPHVVAVHDVGEHRTTPYIVMERLPGRTLADALDHGPLPVPHVRAVLDQVLSALSAAHGAGVLHRDIKPANILLTEDGSAKVADFGIAKSVDSADTVTGEVIGTVAYLSADRIAGRPATVADDLYAVAVVGYEALSGRRPFPQQNLAELARAVAERRYPPLATLRPDADPVLVAAIEQGLSGGFGSAAEMRAVLAGQAPMRPPTRVLAHPLPDPATTVLPRQRRRRPVLAAIGAFVVVVLVVLAFVVDAASRNVAPRPAGTATSEAPPPPVTTSAPPPTSLVPAPVDEQGPPKGRGNGNGKGNGNGHKPKHGEG